One genomic window of Calditrichota bacterium includes the following:
- a CDS encoding orotate phosphoribosyltransferase — protein sequence MNQGEIIKIFEDTGALLEGHFLLSSGLHSSQYFQCARVLQYPQYAEELGTDIAEYFNDYDIDFVISPAMGGLIIGHEVARALKTRFIFTERSKETDEMTLRRGFDIEEGEKGLIVEDVLTTGRSVRELIKLLQTENAHIVGTGFIVDRSDNRIKFNVPKYAVLEMPVITYRPEECPLCKKGIPISKPGSRKKISL from the coding sequence ATGAATCAGGGTGAAATTATTAAAATATTTGAAGATACGGGAGCACTTTTGGAGGGACATTTCTTGTTGTCATCCGGTTTGCACAGCTCCCAGTATTTTCAGTGTGCCAGGGTTTTGCAATATCCTCAATATGCCGAGGAACTGGGGACGGATATTGCGGAATATTTTAACGATTACGATATTGATTTTGTCATTTCACCGGCCATGGGGGGACTCATTATTGGGCACGAGGTGGCACGAGCTCTTAAAACCCGGTTTATTTTTACGGAACGGTCAAAAGAAACCGATGAAATGACCCTGCGAAGAGGGTTCGATATTGAAGAAGGCGAAAAGGGTCTCATTGTAGAAGACGTACTCACAACCGGACGATCGGTTCGTGAATTGATCAAACTTTTACAGACAGAAAATGCGCATATTGTGGGAACAGGCTTTATCGTGGATCGAAGTGATAACCGGATCAAATTTAATGTTCCCAAATACGCTGTTCTGGAAATGCCCGTAATCACTTATCGTCCTGAAGAATGTCCTCTGTGTAAAAAGGGTATTCCGATCTCAAAGCCCGGAAGCCGAAAAAAGATTTCTCTTTAG
- the pyrF gene encoding orotidine-5'-phosphate decarboxylase: MTFNERLKVLSEQKKSFLSIGLDVDMDRIPGFLLDFEAPILEFNKSIIHATSDIATAYKLNMAFYEAYGVQGWRSLKKTLDVMPDSVIKIADGKRGDVAHSSRKYRDAFFKELSFDAVTLNPYMGYDAIAPFLEDETKGVFILCLTSNESAGDFQFFSDGKNFLFEKVAEKAVEWNVNGNCGLVVGATKAEHLKKIRTIAPDLPLLIPGVGIQGGDLKLSVENARDSRNGGFLINSSRGILYHSDDFDFAQKSRAAAEKLRDEINAYLM; encoded by the coding sequence ATGACATTTAACGAGCGATTGAAAGTCCTTTCGGAACAGAAAAAGAGCTTTCTGTCCATTGGCCTGGACGTGGATATGGACCGGATTCCCGGTTTTTTGTTAGATTTTGAAGCGCCGATTTTGGAATTTAATAAATCCATCATTCATGCGACATCAGACATCGCAACGGCGTACAAATTAAATATGGCTTTTTATGAGGCCTACGGCGTTCAGGGTTGGCGCTCTTTGAAAAAAACACTGGACGTGATGCCGGATTCCGTGATTAAAATTGCCGATGGGAAACGCGGTGATGTAGCCCATTCCTCCCGAAAATATCGGGATGCCTTTTTCAAAGAACTCTCCTTCGATGCCGTTACCCTTAATCCGTACATGGGGTACGATGCGATTGCCCCGTTTTTGGAAGATGAGACCAAGGGGGTCTTTATTCTTTGTTTAACTTCCAACGAGAGTGCCGGGGACTTTCAGTTTTTTTCAGATGGCAAGAACTTTTTATTTGAAAAGGTGGCCGAAAAAGCGGTTGAGTGGAATGTAAATGGAAACTGCGGCCTGGTTGTGGGTGCCACCAAAGCGGAGCATTTGAAGAAGATTCGGACCATCGCCCCGGACCTGCCGCTGTTAATTCCGGGAGTCGGTATTCAGGGGGGTGATTTGAAATTATCCGTCGAAAATGCGCGAGATTCACGAAATGGCGGATTCCTGATTAATTCCAGCCGCGGCATTTTGTACCACTCTGACGATTTTGATTTTGCACAGAAATCCCGTGCAGCCGCTGAGAAGCTGCGGGATGAAATTAATGCCTATCTCATGTAG
- a CDS encoding dicarboxylate/amino acid:cation symporter, translated as MELYTKILLGLILGAVAGLLLHQSIVEFKPVGTAFIRLIQMVVMPLVFASLFIGTASLGDIGKMGRIGGKTLIFYLLYTAFAVGVGLVLANLFQPGSGLPEHIKTALMQNYSAQAGSKVASAAKPSIVNTFLNIIPTNPFQALSQGVLLQIIFFAIFGGAVTTMIPSEKGKLLIRFMDALNDLMIQTVHIVIKVAPYGVFALIASVVGSFGMEILVSLLKYSLLTIAGLLFLNFTYPFVVRILGGMKPAQFLKGILPAQLVAFSTSSSSATLPVTIEVSETNLGVPNDIASFVLPLGATINMNGTALYQGISALFIAQVYGMHLTIGDQLIIVLTATLASVGTAGAPGVGMLMLVIVLKQIGIPLEGIALILGVERILDMFRTTINITGDTAAAVVVAASEGELKIPGAD; from the coding sequence ATGGAACTTTACACAAAAATTCTCCTGGGATTAATCCTGGGAGCGGTTGCCGGACTCTTGCTCCATCAGTCGATTGTGGAATTCAAACCCGTGGGTACGGCTTTTATTCGGCTCATCCAGATGGTCGTGATGCCCCTGGTATTTGCGTCGCTTTTTATTGGAACCGCAAGCCTCGGGGATATCGGCAAGATGGGGCGAATTGGTGGGAAAACCCTGATTTTTTATCTGCTCTACACGGCCTTTGCGGTGGGTGTTGGACTTGTTTTGGCCAATCTTTTTCAACCGGGCAGCGGGCTTCCCGAACATATTAAGACAGCTCTCATGCAAAACTACAGTGCTCAGGCCGGATCGAAAGTAGCCAGCGCCGCAAAACCCAGCATTGTGAACACCTTTCTCAATATTATCCCCACCAATCCCTTCCAGGCACTCAGTCAGGGTGTGCTCTTGCAGATTATTTTCTTTGCCATCTTCGGAGGAGCCGTTACTACCATGATTCCCTCCGAAAAGGGGAAACTTCTGATTCGTTTTATGGATGCCCTAAATGATCTCATGATTCAAACCGTTCACATCGTAATAAAAGTGGCACCTTACGGGGTTTTTGCTCTCATTGCCAGCGTGGTTGGCAGTTTTGGAATGGAGATTCTGGTCTCTCTGTTGAAATATTCCCTCTTGACTATTGCAGGACTTCTTTTTCTTAATTTCACCTACCCTTTTGTCGTGCGTATTTTGGGAGGAATGAAACCGGCGCAATTTCTAAAGGGTATTTTACCCGCCCAATTGGTGGCATTCAGCACCAGTTCCAGTTCGGCAACGCTTCCCGTAACCATTGAAGTCAGTGAAACCAATCTCGGGGTGCCCAACGATATTGCCAGTTTTGTACTTCCGTTGGGTGCCACCATCAACATGAACGGAACCGCCCTCTATCAGGGAATATCCGCTTTGTTCATCGCCCAGGTTTACGGAATGCATTTAACGATAGGGGACCAGCTCATTATCGTTCTTACAGCAACGCTGGCTTCAGTTGGAACGGCCGGTGCCCCGGGTGTGGGTATGCTGATGCTGGTTATTGTTCTTAAACAAATTGGCATTCCGTTGGAGGGCATTGCCTTAATTCTGGGTGTGGAACGGATTCTGGACATGTTTCGCACTACCATTAATATCACGGGCGATACGGCGGCCGCGGTGGTCGTGGCGGCATCCGAAGGAGAACTGAAAATCCCCGGCGCAGATTAA